A stretch of Balaenoptera ricei isolate mBalRic1 chromosome 9, mBalRic1.hap2, whole genome shotgun sequence DNA encodes these proteins:
- the NACAD gene encoding NAC-alpha domain-containing protein 1: MPGEAARAELLLPEAGGTGPRTDLSCDAAAATTPRGDQLEHCVLSPEPSALALTFLPSKPGARPPPDGASWDAGPGRAPSAWAVQAEGGPSPGPPEVRPAEGPLPASLEPRIVMGEETCRAPPLPRATLPELRDWEGGHASLNPPPELCSQGDPPVPSPAPDSDSYFTPPSTPTETASTLLPGPGPHRDAQDAQAELGDSPPASPSGSYITADGDSWASSASCSVSLQAPAEGLDVPSGWGFSPPGSVADERELPPAGTPDTSSPESSLSADSSSSWGQEGHFFELDFLANDPMIPASLLPFQGSLIFQVEAVEVTPLPPEEEAEGQEEEQEEEDEQEAPLPRGDLAGEGEDDSTFASSLQSLSDLSITEGVDEAFAFRDDTSATSSDPDSASYAGGDDERLYSGEPHAQPATLLQDSPGEAASWGPEPTLGVSEGEVGRAAKSQEPISDITEVGPAPGQLSAAAMAPQAPQKAPGLTGVTPQAWAAEAGSTMAPPVATITPQSLQEGRGAALGLEPQTSKAEAGLDSLQNLKEETGQGFAAAGSPEPQPEEVDLTASLPLQDADLPYGQGSEPQASPEPQPEVDLTASLPLQNADLPYCQGSAPQASPEPQPEEVDLTASLPLQDADLPYGQGSAPQASPEPQPEEVDLTASLSLQDADLPYGQGSAPQASPEPQPEEVDLTASLPLQDADLPTGQGFEPQASPEPQPEEVDLTASLPLQDADLPTGQGFEPQASPEPQPEEVDLMASLPLQDADLPYGQGSAPQASPEPQPEEVDLTASLPLQDADLPYGQGSAPQASPEPQPEEVDLTASLPLQDADLPYGQGSAPQASPEPQPEEVDLTASLPLQNADLPYCQGSAPQASPEPQPEEVDLTASLPLQDAGLRSGQGSASETSPEPQPEEVDLMAFLPLQDAGLPSIQGSASEASPEPQSEEVDLMASLSLQDAGLPSVQGSASETSPEPQPEEVDLMTSLPLQDAALPSVQGSASETSPEPQLEEVDLMASLPLQDAGLSSGQGSASEASPEPQTEEVDLMASLPLQDAGLSSGQGSASKASPEPQTEEVDLMASLSLQDAGLSSGQGSASEASPEPQSEEVDLMASLPLQDAGLSLVQGSASEASPEPQPEEVDLMASLPLQDAGLSLVQGSSSEASPEPQPEEVDLMASPPLQDAGLSLVQGSASETSPEPQPEEVDLIASQPLQDEGLPSGQGSASEASPEPQLEEVDLTAFLPLQDAGLPSVQVSASEPSPEPQPEEVDLTAFQPLQDADLPLVQRSSSKASPEPQSEEVDLTASPPLQDAGLPSVQGSASEASPEPQSEVDLMASLPLQDAGLPSIQGSASEASPERQSEEVDLTASPPLQDAGLPSVQGSAYEASPEPQSEVDLMASLPLQDAGLPSVQGSASEASPEPQPEEVALTAPLPLQDAGLPSSQGSATKASPQALQADTGYTLGTEPMATTAQQKGGKTLELRPAPEKRDPDHTGGSDSLVLDQIHLGVLEPAADARIPLDGDAGPSKPATDAPDAPEPATDAPDAPEPATEAPDIPVPATDAPDAPEPATDAPDAPEPATEAPDAPEPATDAPDVPVPATEAPDIPVPATEAPDAPEPATEAPGPPEPDSSGEEVAKGLLAPERRACPDARVHGGDGAEPSSPLKEALGAENQGRGVLKAVVGSPEACPAASLEVGQVGPPSPVEEGRATLGPRLPVAVASEAGLGSCPESPSRAVPRRGGSCPKDPAPAFPLPSRQPEPVRGPHSGEQAPAALGVLGASPPQPPQSPTGGLPSAPQDGIQGAESPAPGALMQTVPPPAAPPAPCPCQVPGEDLGEGEEPLGSLGLPPPRARAQRAVAAFSGTKNPPGAGQVSLPPHSPLLSPKAAPKGATHAKDLASRISPPCQVPPGSGLRSPAGPRGLPAAEQDDQDSLEEDSPQAPGSGQHSDSHGESSAELEEQDPSGPQTTPCPAQAPAGGGSEETVTKVKQSRSEKKARKAMSKLGLRQIQGVTRITIQKSRNILFVIAKPDVFKSPASDTYVVFGEAKIEDLSQQVHRAAAEKFKVPSEPSALVPESAPGPRVRPECKEEEEEEEDEEVDETGLELRDIELVMAQANVSRAKAVRALRDNQSDIVNAIMVSGRPPRRRLAAVSAVSSHNVTPSLCASCRS; this comes from the exons ATGCCGGGGGAAGCTGCCCGCGCCGAGCTGCTGCTGCCGGAGGCGGGCGGAACAGGGCCCCGCACAG ATCTGTCCTGCGATGCGGCTGCGGCTACCACCCCGAGGGGGGACCAGCTGGAGCACTGTGTCCTGAGCCCTGAGCCCAGTGCCCTGGCTCTCACGTTCCTGCCCAGCAAGCCGGGTGCCCGGCCCCCGCCTGACGGAGCCAGCTGGGATGCAGGGCCGGGACGCGCCCCCTCGGCCTGGGCAGTCCAGGCAGAGGGCGGCCCCAGCCCGGGGCCCCCCGAGGTTCGGCCTGCTGAAGgtcctctcccagcctccctggagCCCCGGATTGTGATGGGCGAGGAGACGTGCCGGGCACCCCCACTGCCCAGGGCAACCCTGCCAGAGCTCAGGGACTGGGAGGGTGGGCACGCCAGCCTGAACCCACCCCCCGAGTTGTGTTCTCAGGGTGACCCTCCTGTGCCTTCCCCTGCCCCAGACTCCGATTCCTActtcacccctccctccaccccgacCGAGACAGCCTCCACCCTGCTCCCTGGCCCCGGGCCCCACAGGGATGCCCAAGATGCCCAGGCTGAGCTGGGGGACTCGCCGCCAGCCTCGCCCTCAGGCTCCTACATCACGGCGGACGGGGACAGCTGGGCCTCGTCCGCATCCTGCTCCGTGAGCCTGCAGGCCCCGGCTGAAGGGCTGGACGTGCCCTCAGGCTGGGGCTTCTCCCCACCTGGCTCTGTGGCCGATGAGAGGGAGCTGCCCCCTGCCGGGACCCCGGACACCTCGTCCCCAGAGTCCAGCCTCTCGGCAGACAGCAGCTCTTCCTGGGGCCAGGAGGGCCACTTCTTCGAGCTGGACTTCCTGGCCAATGACCCGATGATCCCTGCGTCCCTCCTGCCCTTCCAGGGCAGCCTCATCTTCCAGGTGGAGGCTGTAGAGGTGACGCCGCTGCCCCCCGAGGAAGAGGCggaggggcaggaagaggagcaggaggaggaggacgagcagGAGGCCCCCCTGCCCCGAGGGGACCTGGCCGGGGAGGGCGAGGACGACAGCACGTTCGCGTCCTCCCTGCAGTCGCTGTCCGACCTGTCCATCACTGAGGGCGTGGACGAGGCCTTCGCCTTCCGAGATGACACCTCGGCCACCTCCTCTGACCCCGACTCGGCCTCCTACGCGGGGGGTGATGATGAGAGACTGTACAGCGGGGAGCCCCACGCACAGCCCGCCACCCTGCTCCAGGACAGCCCTGGTGAGGCCGCCTCCTGGGGCCCAGAGCCCACTCTTGGGGTGTCCGAGGGAGAGGTTGGCCGGGCTGCCAAGAGCCAGGAACCCATCTCCGATATAACCGAGGTGGGCCCCGCTCCAGGCCAGCTGTCCGCTGCTGCTATGGCCCCTCAGGCCCCACAGAAAGCCCCAGGCCTCACTGGGGTGACCCCTCAGGCCTGGGCAGCAGAGGCAGGCTCCACCATGGCACCACCTGTTGCCACAATCACACCTCAGTCCCTGCAGGAGGGACGCGGCGCTGCCTTAGGCTTAGAGCCCCAGACTTCGAAGGCAGAGGCGGGCCTCGACTCTCTGCAGAACCTGAAGGAAGAAACAGGCCAGGGGTTTGCCGCTGCAGGCAGCCCTGAGCCCCAGCCAGAAGAAGTGGACCTGACGGCATCCTTGCCCCTGCAGGATGCAGACCTCCCCTATGGCCAGGGatctgagccccaggccagccctgagccccagccAGAAGTGGACCTGACGGCATCCTTGCCCCTGCAGAATGCAGACCTCCCCTATTGCCAGGGATCTGCCCCCCAGGccagccctgagccccagccAGAAGAAGTGGACCTGACGGCATCCTTGCCCCTGCAGGATGCAGACCTCCCCTATGGCCAGGGATCTGCCCCCCAGGccagccctgagccccagccAGAAGAAGTGGACCTGACGGCATCCTTGTCCCTGCAGGATGCAGACCTCCCCTATGGCCAGGGATCTGCCCCCCAGGccagccctgagccccagccGGAAGAAGTGGACCTGACGGCATCCTTGCCCCTGCAGGATGCAGACCTCCCCACTGGCCAGGGATttgagccccaggccagccctgagccccagccAGAAGAAGTGGACCTGACGGCATCCTTGCCCCTGCAGGATGCAGACCTCCCCACTGGCCAGGGATttgagccccaggccagccctgagccccagccAGAAGAAGTGGACCTGATGGCATCCTTGCCCCTGCAGGATGCAGACCTCCCCTATGGCCAGGGATCTGCCCCCCAGGccagccctgagccccagccAGAAGAAGTGGACCTGACGGCATCCTTGCCCCTGCAGGATGCAGACCTCCCCTATGGCCAGGGATCTGCCCCCCAGGccagccctgagccccagccAGAAGAAGTGGACCTGACGGCATCCTTGCCCCTGCAGGATGCAGACCTCCCCTATGGCCAGGGATCTGCCCCCCAGGccagccctgagccccagccAGAAGAAGTGGACCTGACGGCATCCTTGCCCCTGCAGAATGCAGACCTCCCCTATTGCCAGGGATCTGCCCCCCAGGccagccctgagccccagccAGAAGAAGTGGACCTGACGGCATCCTTGCCCCTGCAGGATGCAGGCCTCCGCTCTGGCCAAGGATCTGCCTCTGAGAccagccctgagccccagccGGAAGAAGTGGACCTGATGGCATTCTTGCCCCTGCAGGATGCAG GCCTTCCCTCGATCCAGGGATCTGCCTCCGAGGCCAGCCCTGAGCCCCAGTCAGAAGAAGTGGACCTGATGGCATCCCTGTCCCTGCAGGATGCAGGCCTTCCCTCAGTCCAGGGATCTGCCTCCGAGAccagccctgagccccagccAGAAGAAGTGGACCTGATGACATCCTTGCCCCTGCAGGATGCAGCCCTTCCCTCAGTCCAGGGATCTGCCTCCGAGACCAGCCCTGAGCCCCAGCTGGAAGAAGTGGACCTGATGGCATCCTTGCCCCTGCAGGATGCAGGCCTCTCCTCTGGCCAAGGATCTGCCTCCGAGGCCAGCCCTGAGCCCCAGACAGAAGAAGTGGACCTGATGGCATCCTTGCCCCTGCAGGATGCAGGCCTCTCCTCTGGCCAAGGATCTGCCTCCAAGGCCAGCCCTGAGCCCCAGACAGAAGAAGTGGACCTGATGGCATCCTTGTCCCTGCAGGATGCAGGCCTCTCCTCTGGCCAAGGATCTGCCTCCGAGGCCAGCCCTGAGCCCCAGTCAGAAGAAGTGGACCTGATGGCATCCTTGCCCCTGCAGGATGCAGGCCTCTCTTTGGTCCAGGGATCTGCCTCCGAGGccagccctgagccccagccAGAAGAAGTGGACCTGATGGCATCCTTGCCCCTGCAGGATGCAGGCCTCTCTTTGGTCCAGGGATCTTCTTCCGAGGccagccctgagccccagccAGAAGAAGTGGACCTGATGGCATCCCCGCCCCTGCAGGATGCAGGCCTCTCTTTGGTCCAGGGATCTGCCTCCGAGACCAGCCCCGAGCCCCAGCCAGAAGAAGTGGACCTGATAGCATCCCAGCCCCTGCAGGATGAAGGCCTACCCTCTGGCCAAGGATCTGCCTCTGAAGCCAGCCCTGAGCCCCAGTTGGAAGAAGTGGACCTGACAGCATTCCTGCCCCTGCAGGATGCAGGCCTCCCCTCGGTCCAGGTATCTGCCTCCGAAcccagccctgagccccagccAGAAGAAGTGGACCTGACAGCATTCCAGCCCCTGCAGGATGCAGACCTCCCTTTGGTCCAGAGATCTTCCTCCAAGGCCAGCCCCGAGCCTCAGTCGGAAGAAGTGGACCTGACCGCATCCCCGCCCCTGCAGGATGCAGGCCTTCCCTCAGTCCAGGGATCTGCCTCCGAGGCCAGCCCTGAACCCCAGTCAGAAGTGGACCTGATGGCATCCTTGCCCCTGCAAGATGCAGGCCTTCCCTCGATCCAGGGATCTGCCTCCGAGGCCAGCCCTGAGCGCCAGTCGGAAGAAGTGGACCTGACCGCATCTCCGCCCCTGCAGGATGCAGGCCTTCCCTCAGTCCAGGGATCTGCCTACGAGGCCAGCCCTGAACCCCAGTCAGAAGTGGACCTGATGGCATCCTTGCCCCTGCAGGATGCAGGCCTCCCCTCAGTCCAGGGATCTGCCTCTGAGGccagccctgagccccagccAGAAGAAGTGGCCCTGACAGCACCTCTGCCCCTGCAGGATGCAGGCCTCCCCTCTAGTCAAGGATCTGCCACCAAGGCCAGCCCTCAGGCCTTGCAGGCTGACACAGGCTACACCCTAGGGACAGAGCCCATGGCCACCACAGCCCAacagaaaggaggcaagacttTGGAACTGAGGCCAGCGCCTGAGAAAAGGGACCCAGACCACACTGGAGGCTCAGACTCTCTGGTCTTGGATCAGATCCATCTGGGTGTCCTGGAGCCAGCTGCAGATGCTCGGATACCCTTGGACGGAGATGCAGGCCCTTCCAAGCCTGCCACGGACGCCCCAGACGCACCTGAGCCTGCCACGGACGCCCCAGACGCACCTGAGCCTGCCACGGAGGCCCCAGACATACCTGTGCCTGCCACGGATGCCCCAGACGCACCTGAGCCTGCCACGGACGCCCCAGACGCACCTGAGCCTGCCACGGAGGCCCCAGACGCACCTGAGCCTGCCACGGACGCCCCAGACGTACCTGTGCCTGCCACGGAGGCCCCAGACATACCTGTGCCTGCCACGGAGGCCCCAGACGCACCTGAGCCTGCCACGGAGGCCCCAGGTCCCCCAGAGCCTGACTCCAGTGGGGAGGAAGTAGCCAAGGGCCTTCTGGCACCTGAGCGGAGAGCCTGTCCTGATGCCCGTGTGCATGGGGGTGACGGAGCTGAGCCCAGCTCGCCCCTAAAGGAGGCCCTGGGAGCTGAGAACCAGGGGCGTGGAGTTCTAAAGGCAGTCGTCGGCAGCCCAGAGGCATGTCCTGCTGCCAGCCTGGAGGTTGGCCAGGTGGGGCCCCCAAGCccagtggaggagggaagggccaCCCTGGGGCCCAGGCTTCCCGTGGCTGTGGCCtcagaggctgggctgggctcctgCCCGGAGTCTCCATCAAGGGCTGTACCCAGGCGGGGAGGGAGCTGCCCCAAAGATCCTGCCCCGGCATTTCCGCTGCCCTCAAGGCAGCCAGAGCCCGTGCGGGGCCCGCACAGCGGAGAGCAGGCCCCGGCAGCACTGGGAGTCCTCGGCGCCTCCCCGCCGCAGCCGCCACAAAGCCCCACGGGGGGCCTGCCCAGTGCACCCCAAGACGGCATCCAGGGCGCTGAGTCCCCTGCTCCTGGTGCCCTCATGCAGACAGTCCCGCCCCCCGCggcaccccctgccccctgcccttgcCAGGTCCCCGGGGAAGACTTGGGGGAGGGCGAGGAGCCCCTGGGCTCCCTGGGACTCCCACCACCACGGGCAAGAGCCCAGCGGGCGGTGGCTGCCTTCTCAGGGACCAAGAACCCCCCCGGGGCCGGGCAGGTCAGCCTCCCGCCCCACTCCCCCCTCCTCAGCCCCAAGGCGGCCCCCAAGGGGGCTACCCATGCCAAAGACCTGGCCTCGAGGATCTCGCCCCCCTGCCAAGTGCCTCCTGGCTCCGGGCTCCGGAGCCCAGCCGGACCTCGAGGGCTCCCAGCCGCCGAGCAGGATGACCAGGACAGTTTGGAAGAAG ACTCACCCCAGGCTCCGGGCTCCGGCCAGCACTCGGACAGCCACGGGGAGTCGTCGGCCGAGCTGGAGGAGCAAGACCCCTCGGGACCGCAGACCACGCCGTGCCCAGCCCAG GCCCCGGCAGGCGGCGGGAGCGAGGAGACCGTCACCAAAGTCAAGCAGAGCCGCAGTGAGAAGAAGGCCCGGAAG GCGATGTCCAAGCTGGGCTTACGACAGATCCAGGGCGTCACCAGGATCACCATCCAGAAGTCCAGGAACATCCTCTTCGTCATCGCCAAGCCTGACGTCTTTAAGAGTCCGGCCTCGGACACCTACGTGGTCTTCGGCGAGGCCAAG ATCGAGGACCTGTCCCAGCAGGTGCACAGAGCTGCGGCTGAGAAGTTCAAGGTGCCCTCGGAGCCCTCCGCCCTGGTCCCCGAGTCAGCGCCTGGGCCGAGGGTGAGGCCAGAGtgcaaggaggaggaagaggaggaggaggacgaggag GTGGACGAGACAGGGCTGGAGCTTCGGGACATTGAGCTGGTGATGGCGCAGGCCAACGTGTCAAGGGCCAAGGCCGTGCGGGCCCTGAGGGACAACCAGAGCGATATCGTCAACGCCATCATGGTGAGTGGCCGGCCCCCTCGCAGGCGCCTTGCTGCCGTCtccgctgtgtcctcacacaacGTGACCCCCTCTTTGTGCGCTTCCTGCAGGAGCTGA